From a region of the Armatimonadota bacterium genome:
- a CDS encoding heterodisulfide reductase-related iron-sulfur binding cluster has translation MAEEVRRESGQDLSLCFQCKVCTSGCPLAGVMDLAPHAVVRALQLGREERLLAANSFWICACCQACTARCPQGIDLARVMDALRMAARRRRVRAAVPEAPIFTQAAVRSIHLFGRLYEAGVGLEINLRTRRPLRQRQMALRMLRAGKLRLLPERAGRAVRRPAPAGAIAYYPGCALHASAREYDISARATCAALGLQLQEIQGWRCCGTTAAHQWSHRLAVELPLANLALAARDGFSTVTAPCVACFSRLRHAQAEVPDRAPSGLRVQHLLHTFLEVGTAAIRSRVRRPLRGLRVACYYGCLLTRPPQVTGATHPENPREMEELVEALGAEAVSWSYKTECCGAGHALVRPDLVVDLVGRILADAQAAGAEALAVACPLCQHNLDVRQEEAVRVAELPAMPVFFFTQLVALAFGLETQAALDRLLVDPRPLLRMRGLI, from the coding sequence TTGGCCGAGGAGGTCCGCCGGGAGAGTGGCCAGGACCTCTCGCTCTGCTTCCAGTGCAAGGTCTGTACCAGCGGCTGTCCGCTGGCCGGAGTCATGGATCTGGCCCCCCACGCCGTGGTGCGCGCGCTGCAGCTGGGGCGGGAGGAGCGGCTGCTGGCCGCCAACAGCTTCTGGATCTGCGCCTGCTGCCAGGCCTGCACGGCCCGCTGCCCCCAGGGGATCGACCTGGCCCGGGTCATGGACGCGCTGCGCATGGCGGCCAGGCGACGGCGCGTGCGCGCCGCCGTGCCGGAAGCGCCCATCTTCACCCAGGCGGCGGTGCGCTCCATCCACCTCTTCGGCCGCCTCTACGAGGCCGGCGTGGGGCTGGAGATCAACCTGCGCACCCGCCGCCCCCTGCGCCAGCGACAGATGGCCCTGCGCATGCTGCGCGCGGGGAAGCTCCGCCTCCTCCCCGAGCGGGCGGGCCGCGCGGTGCGCCGTCCGGCCCCGGCAGGGGCCATCGCCTACTACCCCGGCTGCGCCCTGCACGCCAGCGCCCGCGAGTACGACATTTCCGCCCGGGCCACCTGTGCGGCCCTGGGCCTGCAGCTCCAGGAGATCCAGGGGTGGCGCTGCTGCGGGACCACCGCCGCGCACCAGTGGTCGCACCGGCTGGCCGTGGAGCTGCCGCTGGCGAACCTGGCGCTGGCGGCGCGGGACGGCTTCTCCACCGTTACCGCCCCCTGCGTGGCCTGCTTCTCCCGCCTGCGCCACGCCCAGGCTGAGGTCCCGGATCGGGCTCCCAGCGGGCTGCGGGTCCAGCACCTGCTGCACACCTTCCTGGAAGTCGGGACGGCAGCCATCCGCTCCCGGGTGAGGCGGCCGCTGCGCGGGCTGCGCGTGGCCTGTTACTACGGGTGCCTCCTCACCAGGCCGCCGCAGGTTACCGGGGCCACCCACCCGGAGAACCCCAGGGAGATGGAGGAGCTGGTCGAGGCTCTGGGAGCGGAGGCGGTGTCCTGGTCGTACAAGACCGAGTGCTGCGGCGCGGGGCATGCACTGGTGCGGCCGGACCTGGTCGTCGACCTGGTCGGCCGTATCCTCGCCGACGCCCAGGCGGCCGGCGCGGAGGCGCTGGCGGTGGCCTGCCCTCTGTGCCAGCACAACCTGGACGTCCGCCAGGAGGAGGCGGTGCGCGTTGCTGAACTTCCTGCCATGCCGGTCTTCTTCTTCACGCAGCTGGTGGCTCTGGCCTTCGGTCTGGAGACACAGGCGGCGCTGGACCGGCTGCTGGTGGACCCTCGGCCGCTGCTGCGTATGCGCGGGCTGATCTGA
- a CDS encoding cyclodeaminase/cyclohydrolase family protein has product MYPEMSVDAFLARLASADPEPGGGAAAALTAATGAALVSMVANLTLGKEKFAAVQQEMEQARSRAESLRAALLAAVDQDAESFRRVMDAYRLPRQTEEEKAARKQAIQQALRQATAAPREVVRLCREVAGWSRETAEKGNPQVITDAAIAGVLAEAAAQSAALNVRINLGPIGDPAFTEPLWAEIQEDLEAIRSVRDQVLRFTYEKLG; this is encoded by the coding sequence ATGTACCCCGAGATGTCCGTCGACGCGTTCCTGGCCCGGCTGGCCTCGGCGGACCCCGAGCCAGGCGGAGGGGCGGCGGCCGCGCTGACTGCGGCCACGGGTGCGGCCCTGGTCAGCATGGTGGCCAACCTGACGCTGGGCAAGGAGAAGTTCGCAGCGGTGCAACAGGAGATGGAACAGGCGCGCAGCCGGGCCGAATCCCTGCGCGCCGCCCTGCTGGCGGCCGTCGACCAGGACGCCGAGTCCTTCCGGCGGGTGATGGATGCCTACCGACTGCCGCGTCAGACCGAGGAGGAGAAGGCTGCGCGCAAGCAGGCCATCCAGCAGGCCCTGCGCCAGGCCACGGCTGCGCCCCGGGAGGTGGTCCGGCTGTGCCGCGAGGTGGCGGGCTGGAGCCGGGAGACCGCGGAGAAAGGGAACCCGCAGGTGATCACCGATGCCGCCATTGCCGGTGTCCTGGCCGAGGCGGCCGCGCAGAGCGCCGCGCTGAACGTGCGCATCAACCTGGGACCGATCGGTGATCCGGCCTTCACCGAACCCCTGTGGGCGGAGATCCAGGAGGACCTGGAGGCGATCCGGAGCGTGCGCGACCAGGTGCTGCGGTTCACCTACGAGAAGCTGGGGTGA
- a CDS encoding tetrahydrofolate dehydrogenase/cyclohydrolase catalytic domain-containing protein: MRSVADVIDGAAIAEELKAELRAEVAALAERDTTPGVATVLVGEDYGAKMYRRQIERLAAEVGLAYRDVTLPGQSPLEDVLTSVRALNQDPGVHGILPLRPLPKGMEGPVLEALHPAKDIDCLHPINAGRLALGQPSVYPATPWACYVLLERYFARKGLDPKTVFEGKELVIVGRSNIVGKPAYFLALERNATTTTVHSFTWRAGNLPAHTRRADILIVAMGKAEFIKGDMVKPGAVVVDVGINMIPVLDASGNPVVDEKGRPRRKTVGDVAFEEVKEVAGAITPVPGGVGSVTNVLLMRNVVRAAAAAAAAAQVGGR, encoded by the coding sequence GTGAGGAGCGTGGCGGACGTCATCGACGGGGCGGCTATCGCCGAGGAGCTGAAGGCGGAGCTGCGGGCGGAGGTGGCGGCGCTGGCAGAGCGGGACACCACTCCCGGTGTGGCTACGGTGCTGGTGGGTGAGGACTACGGGGCGAAGATGTACCGCCGCCAGATTGAGCGCCTGGCGGCAGAGGTAGGGCTGGCCTACCGCGACGTCACCCTGCCCGGGCAGTCGCCCCTGGAGGACGTTCTGACCAGTGTGCGCGCCCTCAACCAGGACCCGGGGGTGCACGGGATCCTCCCTCTGCGGCCCTTGCCCAAAGGGATGGAGGGGCCGGTTCTGGAGGCCCTCCACCCGGCCAAGGACATCGACTGTCTACACCCCATCAACGCGGGCAGGCTGGCCCTGGGCCAGCCCTCCGTCTACCCGGCCACCCCCTGGGCCTGCTATGTGCTCCTGGAGCGGTACTTCGCCCGGAAGGGTCTGGACCCGAAGACCGTCTTCGAGGGCAAGGAGCTGGTCATCGTGGGGCGCAGCAACATCGTGGGCAAGCCGGCCTACTTCCTGGCCCTGGAGCGCAACGCCACCACCACCACCGTCCACTCCTTCACCTGGCGGGCCGGCAACCTGCCGGCGCACACGCGGCGGGCGGACATACTCATCGTGGCCATGGGGAAGGCGGAGTTCATCAAAGGCGACATGGTGAAGCCCGGGGCGGTTGTGGTGGACGTGGGGATCAACATGATCCCTGTGCTGGACGCATCCGGCAATCCCGTGGTGGACGAGAAGGGACGCCCCAGGCGCAAGACGGTGGGCGATGTGGCCTTCGAGGAGGTGAAGGAGGTGGCCGGGGCCATCACCCCGGTGCCCGGAGGCGTGGGCTCGGTGACCAACGTCCTGCTGATGAGGAACGTCGTACGGGCAGCGGCCGCGGCTGCCGCCGCGGCGCAGGTGGGTGGACGATGA
- a CDS encoding NAD(P)H-dependent oxidoreductase subunit E, with translation MTATAEVAELSQAARQEILRLSELYQQPRSALLPALFVAQAESGYLSPPALAAVAQTLNLPLAQVVSAASFYNLLTLRPAGRKTVRVCTSISCMLAGCTAILECLQDTLGIRTGQTTPDGEFTLQVAECLAACNEAPVLMLDEELWAGVKAEEVAGILGGRAGRAPRPGPSLGGRRPPDGSILLKWIGDGSGRDLDAYCRAGGYEAARRVATELTADQVIEQVTASGLRGKGGAGFPAGQKWKFIPRTAPVKFLVANGDEGEPGTFKDRTLLEGCPHLLIEGILIAAVAIGAAKAYVYLRGEFAAGRRLLENALAQARAAGFVGNGIFGSPHSVEIVVHSGGGAYIAGEESALLESLEGRPALPRVRPPFPAQAGFYRQPTLVHNVETLCHLPAIITLGPERYRSLGPPALFSVSGCVARPGVYEAPLGVTLRSLTFDYAGGLRPGRRFKAAFPGGPSTMLLTEADLDIPLDYDSLRRAGSMLGSAAVIVMDEATDMVRVAARAAQFYRHESCGKCTPCRIGTQQMARLLGGIVEGQGRPGDLQRLEGLARSLRLTSLCGLGQTAGNAVGGTLRHFPEEYAHYVRGHA, from the coding sequence ATGACGGCTACGGCTGAGGTCGCAGAGCTGAGCCAGGCCGCGCGCCAGGAGATCCTCCGACTGAGCGAGCTTTACCAGCAGCCCCGCTCCGCCCTGCTCCCGGCACTCTTCGTGGCTCAGGCGGAGTCGGGATACCTCTCGCCCCCGGCGCTGGCAGCCGTTGCCCAGACGCTCAACCTGCCCCTGGCCCAGGTGGTCTCTGCGGCTTCGTTCTACAACCTCTTGACCCTGCGACCCGCAGGGCGCAAGACCGTCCGCGTCTGCACCAGCATCTCCTGCATGCTCGCCGGCTGCACGGCCATACTGGAGTGCCTGCAGGACACACTGGGGATCCGTACAGGCCAGACCACTCCGGACGGAGAGTTCACACTGCAGGTTGCAGAGTGTCTGGCCGCCTGTAACGAAGCCCCGGTGTTGATGCTGGACGAGGAGCTGTGGGCAGGGGTGAAGGCGGAGGAGGTGGCCGGGATCCTCGGCGGCCGTGCCGGACGGGCGCCCAGACCGGGACCGTCATTGGGAGGCAGGCGCCCTCCAGATGGGTCGATCCTGCTGAAGTGGATCGGCGATGGTTCTGGGCGCGACCTGGACGCCTACTGCCGGGCGGGCGGCTACGAAGCGGCTCGCCGCGTGGCCACCGAGCTGACTGCGGACCAGGTGATCGAACAGGTGACGGCCTCCGGCCTGCGGGGCAAAGGAGGTGCCGGATTTCCTGCCGGACAGAAATGGAAGTTCATCCCGCGAACGGCGCCAGTCAAGTTCCTGGTGGCCAACGGCGACGAGGGGGAACCCGGCACCTTCAAGGACCGGACGCTGCTCGAGGGGTGCCCGCATCTGTTGATCGAGGGTATCCTGATTGCCGCAGTGGCCATTGGCGCGGCCAAGGCATATGTGTACCTGCGCGGGGAGTTCGCCGCCGGTCGCCGGCTGCTGGAGAACGCCCTGGCCCAGGCCCGTGCCGCCGGCTTCGTCGGGAACGGCATCTTCGGCAGCCCCCACTCGGTGGAGATCGTGGTCCACTCCGGAGGCGGTGCCTACATCGCCGGCGAGGAATCGGCGCTGCTGGAGTCCCTGGAGGGCCGCCCGGCCCTACCGCGGGTCCGGCCTCCGTTCCCGGCGCAGGCCGGGTTCTACCGCCAGCCGACGCTGGTCCACAATGTGGAGACTCTATGTCACCTCCCTGCGATCATCACGCTGGGGCCGGAGCGCTACAGGTCGCTGGGACCTCCCGCCTTGTTCTCTGTGAGCGGTTGCGTGGCCCGGCCCGGGGTGTATGAAGCGCCGCTGGGGGTGACCCTGCGCTCGCTGACCTTCGACTACGCCGGTGGCCTGCGCCCCGGACGCCGCTTCAAGGCGGCATTCCCCGGAGGGCCGTCCACCATGCTGCTGACCGAGGCGGACCTGGACATCCCGCTGGACTACGACAGCCTGCGCCGGGCCGGCAGCATGCTCGGCTCGGCCGCTGTGATCGTCATGGATGAAGCCACAGACATGGTGCGGGTTGCGGCGCGCGCGGCCCAGTTCTACCGTCACGAGTCATGCGGCAAGTGCACCCCCTGCCGCATCGGGACCCAGCAGATGGCCCGCCTCCTTGGCGGGATCGTTGAGGGCCAGGGGCGGCCCGGGGACCTGCAACGTCTGGAGGGACTCGCCCGCAGCCTGCGCCTGACCTCTCTCTGCGGGCTGGGGCAGACGGCAGGCAACGCGGTCGGGGGCACCCTGCGGCATTTTCCGGAGGAATATGCGCACTATGTCCGCGGTCACGCCTGA
- a CDS encoding molybdopterin dinucleotide binding domain-containing protein — protein sequence MEEVATLCPLFGGISHERLEKGGLQWPCPSPDHPGTPFLHRGQFTRGRGRFHVTTPAPPFEATDAEYPLAISSGRILYHYDSGAMSRRAAPLAWREPRAYAEIHPADAAKAGVRDGESCVITTRRGSIRVQARVSEVVRPGMVYLPFHFREGPANLLTHADGLDAGAKTPEYKFTAGRLEGPPAPGGEPPGGDQPVD from the coding sequence ATGGAGGAGGTCGCCACGCTCTGCCCGCTGTTCGGGGGCATCAGCCACGAGCGCCTGGAAAAGGGAGGCCTGCAGTGGCCCTGCCCCAGCCCGGACCACCCGGGCACGCCCTTCCTGCACCGGGGGCAGTTCACCCGCGGCCGCGGGAGGTTCCACGTAACGACGCCCGCCCCTCCCTTCGAGGCCACCGACGCCGAGTACCCGCTGGCGATAAGCAGCGGCCGGATCCTCTATCACTACGACAGCGGGGCCATGTCCCGCCGGGCCGCGCCTCTGGCCTGGCGGGAGCCGCGGGCCTACGCGGAGATCCACCCTGCCGACGCAGCCAAGGCCGGGGTGCGCGACGGCGAGTCCTGCGTGATCACCACCCGGCGGGGCAGCATCCGGGTGCAGGCTCGCGTCAGCGAGGTGGTCCGCCCGGGGATGGTGTACCTGCCGTTCCACTTCCGCGAAGGGCCGGCTAACCTGCTGACCCACGCGGACGGCCTGGACGCCGGTGCCAAGACGCCCGAGTACAAGTTCACCGCGGGCCGGCTGGAGGGGCCTCCCGCACCGGGTGGAGAGCCACCGGGCGGAGACCAGCCGGTGGACTGA
- a CDS encoding GspH/FimT family protein: MRVVRTVERDGQGEGFSSLELVLALALLALALVILVPRLSPRPLYLTADAQELAANLKVARSFAMSRSTHYQVRVASTTQYVLERGELTGSVWTFPVIERTVTLRPGVTFSGADVGKAVSFDSRGRVVGPEVTFTLADGARGWTQQVVVRVTGLVEVP, encoded by the coding sequence ATGCGTGTGGTGCGGACTGTGGAGCGCGACGGGCAAGGAGAAGGATTCAGCAGCCTGGAGCTGGTGCTGGCCCTGGCGCTGCTCGCCCTGGCGCTGGTCATCCTGGTCCCGCGGCTGTCGCCCCGGCCTCTCTACCTGACCGCGGACGCGCAGGAGCTCGCGGCCAACCTGAAGGTGGCACGCAGCTTCGCCATGAGCCGTTCCACGCACTACCAGGTGCGTGTGGCCAGCACCACTCAGTACGTGCTGGAGCGTGGAGAGCTGACAGGCAGCGTGTGGACGTTCCCCGTGATCGAGCGCACGGTGACGCTGCGGCCGGGGGTTACCTTCAGCGGCGCAGACGTGGGCAAGGCGGTCAGCTTCGACAGCCGGGGCCGGGTGGTCGGGCCGGAGGTGACTTTCACCCTGGCCGACGGAGCGCGGGGTTGGACGCAGCAGGTCGTGGTGCGGGTAACCGGGCTGGTGGAGGTGCCATGA
- a CDS encoding prepilin-type N-terminal cleavage/methylation domain-containing protein → MWRRRSSPAWPSRPQGGYTLAEVIVALVLGSTVAVAAVGGYIFASGSWQEQRQRLETQQNLRAAIDLLSRELRLAGACLPTAGPVNIRPLTGADNGTTDTITVRANVRCAIGSLTGAVAAGATVLVLDTVAEFVPGMQIYVLHADTTTGEYAQVNSVDQTANRLTLQAPLNQGYPKDSSVYGAEAQTFAIGSAGTVPVLTVATALGSPQPAVEGIERLDIRYVLNRNCSPGPCDLVDLPTSESEWSLVRAIQLDIGARSPRPISGGFYRLSQSIEVKPRNFLF, encoded by the coding sequence ATGTGGCGGAGACGATCTTCACCAGCCTGGCCCAGTAGACCACAGGGCGGCTACACCCTGGCCGAGGTCATCGTGGCCCTGGTGCTGGGCTCGACGGTGGCGGTGGCCGCCGTGGGGGGCTACATCTTCGCCAGCGGTTCCTGGCAGGAGCAGCGGCAACGGCTGGAGACCCAGCAGAACCTGCGGGCGGCCATCGACCTGCTCTCCCGGGAGCTGCGCCTGGCCGGCGCCTGCCTCCCCACCGCCGGCCCAGTCAACATCCGGCCGCTGACGGGAGCGGACAACGGGACCACGGACACAATCACCGTGCGGGCCAACGTGCGCTGCGCCATAGGCTCGCTGACCGGCGCCGTCGCCGCCGGAGCCACCGTCCTGGTCCTGGACACGGTGGCGGAGTTCGTGCCGGGGATGCAGATCTACGTGCTGCACGCCGACACCACCACGGGCGAGTACGCCCAGGTAAACAGCGTCGACCAGACCGCCAACAGGCTGACCCTGCAGGCCCCTCTGAACCAGGGCTACCCGAAGGACAGCTCCGTCTACGGGGCGGAGGCCCAGACGTTCGCCATCGGCAGCGCCGGGACGGTTCCCGTGCTCACGGTGGCCACGGCCCTGGGCAGTCCGCAGCCGGCCGTCGAGGGGATAGAACGGCTGGACATCCGCTATGTGCTGAACAGGAACTGCTCCCCCGGCCCCTGTGACCTGGTCGATCTGCCCACCAGTGAGAGCGAGTGGTCCCTGGTGAGGGCCATCCAGCTGGACATCGGGGCGCGGTCCCCCCGGCCCATCTCCGGCGGCTTCTACCGGCTCAGCCAGAGCATCGAGGTCAAGCCCAGGAACTTCCTGTTCTAG
- a CDS encoding (Fe-S)-binding protein — MSESVQRALAAFRRALDRRVLTALEVCARCGICAESCHVFASTGQLQDAPTARSEAVRRLYRRQYDPLGRIFPWWVRAGEATEGDLDALSEAAFATCTLCQRCAMNCPLGVDTALIMKAARAMLAAAGKAPEMLVQLADAAVARGENVQVFREIYREIVADLEQQAQEQLGDPALRISLERQGADILYVALSGAHTIVPAAIIFHAAGADWTLSAFEASNYGVFLGDPEKARAIARRIVDEATHLGVRQVVLTECGHAYAALRWEAPGWFGGEFPFRVRSIVELLAEYIREGRLRLDPSANPLPVTYHDSCNLARKGGLLEEPRVVLRAAVQEFREMTPSRAEAYCCGGGGGLVAVPEYEERRLRAGRKKAEQIMAAGAPLVATSCENCFLQIRDLSSHYGLAVEVTGLMELVVRALLGARARAVRVPALQAA, encoded by the coding sequence ATGAGTGAGTCTGTGCAGCGCGCGCTGGCCGCCTTCCGCCGGGCCCTGGACCGGCGGGTGCTGACCGCACTGGAGGTCTGCGCCCGCTGTGGCATCTGCGCGGAGTCCTGCCACGTCTTCGCCTCCACCGGCCAGCTCCAGGACGCACCCACCGCCCGCAGCGAGGCGGTGCGTCGTCTCTACCGGCGGCAGTACGACCCGCTGGGGCGGATCTTCCCCTGGTGGGTCCGCGCCGGGGAGGCCACCGAGGGGGACCTGGACGCCCTGAGTGAGGCCGCGTTCGCCACCTGCACGCTGTGCCAGCGCTGTGCCATGAACTGCCCGCTGGGCGTGGATACGGCGCTGATCATGAAGGCGGCGCGGGCGATGCTGGCCGCGGCGGGGAAGGCACCGGAGATGCTGGTCCAGCTGGCGGACGCCGCCGTGGCCCGCGGCGAAAACGTCCAGGTCTTCCGGGAGATCTACAGGGAGATCGTGGCCGACCTGGAGCAGCAGGCGCAGGAGCAATTGGGCGACCCTGCGCTGCGCATTTCCCTGGAGCGGCAGGGCGCCGATATCCTCTACGTGGCCCTCTCAGGCGCGCACACCATCGTGCCGGCGGCGATCATCTTTCATGCCGCCGGCGCGGACTGGACCCTCTCGGCCTTCGAGGCCTCCAACTACGGTGTCTTCCTGGGCGATCCAGAGAAGGCCAGGGCCATCGCCCGGCGCATCGTGGACGAGGCCACGCACCTGGGCGTGCGGCAGGTGGTCCTCACCGAGTGCGGCCACGCCTACGCCGCGCTGCGCTGGGAGGCTCCCGGCTGGTTCGGCGGGGAGTTCCCCTTCAGGGTGCGCAGCATCGTCGAGCTCCTGGCGGAGTACATCCGGGAAGGCCGGCTGCGCCTGGACCCCTCGGCCAACCCCCTCCCGGTGACCTATCACGACTCCTGTAACCTGGCCCGCAAGGGCGGGCTGCTGGAGGAGCCGCGGGTGGTACTGCGGGCGGCGGTGCAGGAGTTCCGCGAGATGACCCCCAGCCGCGCCGAGGCCTACTGCTGCGGCGGGGGCGGCGGGCTGGTGGCCGTCCCCGAGTACGAGGAGAGGCGGCTGCGCGCCGGGCGGAAGAAGGCCGAGCAGATCATGGCGGCGGGCGCACCGCTGGTGGCCACCTCCTGCGAGAACTGCTTCCTGCAGATCCGCGACCTGAGCAGTCACTACGGTCTGGCTGTCGAGGTCACCGGCCTGATGGAGCTGGTGGTGCGCGCTCTGCTTGGGGCCCGCGCCCGCGCTGTCCGGGTCCCCGCGCTGCAGGCCGCGTAG
- a CDS encoding sulfurtransferase TusA family protein, translated as MEATKRGLVLDLKGLLCPIPVVKLAQAVKTVQVGDVIEATATDPGVLADIPAWCRTTGQELVSIGREDKVIHFAVRRVK; from the coding sequence ATGGAAGCCACCAAGCGCGGACTGGTTCTGGACCTGAAGGGTCTGCTCTGCCCCATCCCGGTGGTGAAGCTGGCCCAGGCGGTGAAGACGGTGCAGGTAGGGGACGTCATCGAGGCCACGGCCACCGACCCGGGGGTGCTGGCGGACATCCCGGCCTGGTGCCGTACCACCGGCCAGGAGCTGGTCTCCATCGGCCGGGAGGACAAGGTCATCCACTTTGCCGTCCGCCGGGTGAAGTAA
- a CDS encoding DsrE/DsrF/DrsH-like family protein → MGNRLSLVVFSGEMDRLMAAFVIATGAAASGMEVTMFFTFWGLQAVKKPVRTGASAMGRMLGWFLKDADGVGPSKLNFGGAGRWMFKQMMRKHNVTSVPELRALAAELGVKMLACQMSMEVMEVRREDLVDSVQEVVGVAAFLEEAARSRVTLFI, encoded by the coding sequence GTGGGCAACAGACTGTCCTTGGTGGTCTTCAGCGGGGAGATGGACCGGCTGATGGCCGCCTTCGTCATCGCCACGGGCGCCGCCGCCTCCGGAATGGAGGTGACCATGTTCTTCACCTTCTGGGGCCTGCAGGCGGTGAAGAAGCCCGTACGCACCGGGGCCAGTGCCATGGGGCGGATGCTGGGCTGGTTCCTCAAGGATGCAGACGGTGTGGGCCCCAGCAAGCTGAACTTTGGCGGCGCCGGCCGCTGGATGTTCAAGCAGATGATGAGGAAGCACAATGTCACCTCCGTACCGGAGCTGCGGGCCCTGGCCGCGGAGCTGGGAGTGAAGATGCTGGCCTGCCAGATGAGCATGGAGGTCATGGAGGTCAGGCGGGAGGACCTGGTGGACAGCGTGCAGGAGGTCGTGGGCGTGGCTGCCTTCCTGGAAGAGGCCGCACGCTCCAGGGTCACTTTGTTCATCTGA
- a CDS encoding metal-sensitive transcriptional regulator has product MSASPKLDRETTATAVRRLRRVEGQVKGVQRMLEEDRDCAEIIQQIAAARSALDRVALDLISTGLEQCLRLELRGKTRARSTLHKLQKTFMMLR; this is encoded by the coding sequence ATGAGCGCCAGCCCCAAGCTGGACCGGGAGACGACAGCCACAGCCGTGCGCCGCCTGCGCCGCGTGGAGGGCCAGGTCAAGGGCGTGCAGCGCATGCTGGAGGAGGATCGGGACTGCGCGGAGATCATCCAACAGATCGCCGCCGCGCGCTCCGCTCTGGATCGGGTGGCCCTGGACCTGATCTCCACCGGCCTGGAGCAGTGCCTGCGGCTGGAGCTGCGGGGCAAGACCCGGGCCCGAAGCACGCTGCACAAGCTGCAGAAGACCTTCATGATGCTGCGCTAG
- a CDS encoding rhodanese-like domain-containing protein, with product MRRVVLTLVVAMALGAAVPALGQAPAVQELVAAYLTAPPADFNCIAAPALKARLDAGEKIFLLDVREPSEYANGHIAGAVNVPIRTLVANLDKLPPRDASIVTYCGVGTRGAYATMALSLLGYTNVKNLGLGLNGWTAQGFPTVR from the coding sequence ATGCGCAGGGTGGTTCTGACTCTGGTGGTTGCCATGGCCCTGGGCGCGGCCGTGCCCGCGCTGGGGCAGGCTCCTGCTGTGCAGGAGCTCGTGGCGGCCTATCTGACCGCGCCTCCGGCGGACTTCAACTGCATCGCCGCGCCGGCGCTGAAAGCCCGTCTGGACGCCGGGGAGAAGATCTTCCTGCTGGACGTACGCGAGCCGTCGGAGTACGCCAACGGCCACATTGCCGGTGCGGTGAACGTCCCCATCCGCACCCTGGTGGCCAACCTGGATAAGCTCCCGCCCAGGGACGCCTCTATCGTCACCTACTGCGGCGTGGGCACACGTGGTGCCTACGCCACTATGGCCCTCTCCCTCCTCGGTTACACCAACGTGAAGAACCTGGGGCTGGGGCTGAACGGCTGGACGGCCCAGGGCTTCCCCACCGTCAGGTAG